In the genome of Candidatus Binatus sp., one region contains:
- a CDS encoding xanthine dehydrogenase family protein subunit M: MHAINYEAPSTLEQAVSILKAHGEKARPFCGGTDIIIQLRAGVRRTEHLVDVKKIKELRSLSFDPKKGLRLGAAVQCIEIHESEMMHRYYPGLTEAAHLIGSLQIQNRASVGGNLCNGSPAADTTPSLIALGAKARIVGAKGEREVPVESFVVSPGRTVLEPGELLVELLIPPPAPHSSDAYLRFIPRNEMDIAVVGVGAAVTFDGEKIKSARIGLAAVAATPLVATKAAESLAGKKLDDASLAEAGRLASECTSPIDDMRGTAEYRRHITGVLTRRVLAIAAERAKKN, encoded by the coding sequence TTGCACGCGATAAATTACGAAGCCCCAAGCACGCTCGAGCAGGCAGTCAGCATCCTGAAGGCGCACGGCGAGAAAGCGCGCCCGTTCTGCGGCGGCACGGATATCATTATCCAGCTCCGCGCCGGAGTTCGCCGCACCGAGCATCTGGTCGATGTAAAAAAAATCAAGGAACTGCGGAGTCTCTCCTTCGATCCGAAGAAGGGACTTCGCCTCGGCGCGGCCGTTCAATGTATCGAGATTCACGAGAGCGAGATGATGCATCGCTACTACCCCGGATTGACCGAGGCGGCGCATCTGATCGGATCCTTGCAGATTCAGAACCGCGCATCGGTCGGCGGCAATCTGTGCAATGGATCGCCCGCGGCTGATACGACGCCGTCGCTGATCGCGCTCGGCGCGAAGGCGCGGATCGTCGGCGCGAAGGGCGAGCGCGAGGTGCCGGTCGAGTCGTTCGTGGTATCGCCGGGACGGACCGTGCTCGAGCCCGGCGAATTGCTGGTCGAACTGCTGATTCCCCCGCCCGCGCCGCATTCGAGTGACGCGTATCTGCGCTTCATCCCGCGCAACGAGATGGATATCGCGGTGGTCGGAGTCGGCGCGGCGGTGACGTTCGACGGCGAGAAGATCAAGTCGGCGCGCATAGGACTCGCGGCGGTCGCGGCGACTCCGCTGGTCGCGACCAAAGCGGCGGAATCGCTGGCGGGCAAGAAGCTCGACGATGCGTCCCTCGCGGAAGCCGGCCGGCTGGCGAGTGAGTGCACGTCGCCGATCGACGACATGCGCGGCACCGCGGAATATCGACGCCACATCACCGGCGTGCTGACGCGGCGGGTGCTTGCGATTGCGGCCGAACGCGCGAAAAAGAACTAA
- a CDS encoding HAD family hydrolase, translating into MADHVVFLFDVDNTLIDNDRIIADMMRHLEQDIGAAPAKKYWEYFEEIRGELGYADYLGALQRYRINNPRDFHIVSVSRFLMNYHFANRLIPGSLDVLERSQQFGEIAILSDGDMVFQPLKVERSGLDDAVDGKVMIYIHKEQELDDVAARYPADHYVLIDDKIRILAAVKKVWGDRVTTVFPRQGHYATDLKEVAKYPAADVMIDRIDQMLEYDLARLRASTGKAL; encoded by the coding sequence ATGGCTGATCACGTCGTTTTTCTCTTCGATGTCGACAACACGCTGATCGATAACGATCGCATCATCGCCGACATGATGCGTCATCTCGAGCAGGATATCGGCGCCGCGCCGGCCAAAAAATACTGGGAGTACTTCGAGGAAATCCGCGGCGAGCTCGGCTACGCCGATTACCTCGGCGCGCTGCAGCGCTACCGGATCAATAATCCCCGCGACTTTCACATCGTCTCGGTGTCGCGCTTCCTGATGAATTATCACTTCGCCAACCGGCTCATCCCCGGTTCGCTCGACGTACTCGAACGTTCCCAGCAATTCGGCGAAATCGCGATCCTGTCGGACGGCGACATGGTTTTTCAGCCGCTCAAGGTCGAGCGCTCGGGGCTGGACGACGCCGTCGATGGCAAGGTGATGATCTACATTCATAAGGAGCAGGAACTCGACGACGTCGCGGCGCGGTACCCGGCCGACCACTACGTTCTGATCGACGACAAGATTCGAATTTTGGCGGCGGTGAAGAAAGTCTGGGGCGATCGCGTGACGACCGTGTTCCCGCGCCAGGGACATTACGCGACCGATCTGAAGGAAGTCGCCAAGTATCCAGCCGCCGACGTGATGATCGATCGAATCGATCAGATGCTCGAGTACGATCTCGCCCGCCTGCGCGCCTCCACCGGCAAAGCGCTGTGA
- a CDS encoding cytochrome c, giving the protein MTRRRAMIVVVVMLALAPTFALAEPPEQLYMLNCWGCHRPHGEGIPGTAPPLRDAADFLRVKGGREYLISVPGVSQSALNNADTAAVMNWILKSFSTDRLPADFKPYTADEIAQARTHHLMDIKKARAELVGEMVEQKIRPPEK; this is encoded by the coding sequence ATGACGCGCCGGCGCGCGATGATCGTCGTCGTCGTGATGCTCGCGCTCGCGCCGACGTTCGCACTCGCGGAACCTCCCGAGCAGCTCTATATGCTGAATTGCTGGGGATGCCATCGTCCGCACGGCGAGGGAATTCCCGGCACCGCGCCGCCGCTGCGCGACGCGGCCGATTTTCTGCGGGTGAAAGGTGGCCGCGAGTATTTGATCTCGGTGCCAGGCGTATCGCAGTCGGCGCTGAATAACGCCGACACCGCCGCAGTGATGAACTGGATCCTGAAATCGTTCAGCACGGACCGTCTGCCCGCTGATTTCAAGCCGTACACAGCCGATGAGATCGCGCAGGCTCGCACGCATCATCTGATGGACATCAAGAAAGCGCGCGCGGAACTAGTCGGCGAAATGGTCGAGCAAAAAATTCGCCCGCCCGAAAAATAG
- a CDS encoding cytochrome c, whose protein sequence is MRLGAVLSIPAILILFAPTCRAAESDVYIARCVICHQLNAEGVPGMYPPLANSIGADLKLKQGRRYLIQVALSGMTGPVDVDGIVYNGLMPPFAQLPDAEIADVLNYVLTKFNADKLPKDFTPIAAEEVKQARATPDSSTELPRLRESLMNELKKAHPVDGAAP, encoded by the coding sequence TTGAGGCTCGGAGCAGTACTTTCGATTCCCGCGATCCTGATTCTCTTCGCGCCAACCTGTCGTGCGGCCGAGTCCGACGTTTACATTGCGCGATGCGTGATCTGTCATCAGCTGAACGCGGAGGGCGTGCCGGGGATGTATCCGCCGCTGGCAAACTCGATCGGCGCCGACCTGAAGCTCAAGCAAGGACGCCGGTACCTGATCCAGGTTGCGCTCAGCGGCATGACCGGACCGGTCGATGTGGATGGAATCGTTTACAATGGCCTGATGCCGCCGTTCGCGCAGTTGCCCGACGCCGAGATCGCCGACGTGTTGAACTACGTGCTGACCAAATTCAACGCGGATAAATTGCCGAAGGACTTCACGCCGATCGCTGCGGAAGAAGTTAAACAGGCGCGCGCCACGCCGGATTCGTCCACCGAGCTTCCGCGCCTCCGCGAGTCGCTGATGAATGAGCTGAAAAAGGCGCATCCTGTCGATGGGGCCGCGCCATGA
- a CDS encoding methylamine dehydrogenase light chain → MDKIFENLARAVAQRSSRRSFLSYLGRMLLGASMLPLLPIDRVAATARAEDTKGNPEDDTTCDYWKYCAIDGFLCTCCGGGSHDCPPGATPSPTSWVGTCRHPSDGRDYIVSYRDCCGKTSCGRCLCANTISEMPLYRPQLDSDLIWCFGAPTMVYHCSTAEIVGVK, encoded by the coding sequence ATGGATAAGATTTTCGAGAACCTGGCTCGCGCCGTCGCGCAGCGCAGTTCGCGCCGCAGTTTTCTGAGTTACCTCGGCCGGATGCTGCTCGGCGCGTCGATGCTGCCGCTGCTGCCAATCGATCGCGTCGCCGCCACCGCGCGCGCCGAAGATACCAAAGGCAACCCCGAGGACGACACGACGTGTGACTATTGGAAATATTGCGCCATCGATGGATTTCTATGCACTTGCTGCGGCGGCGGCTCGCATGATTGCCCGCCCGGCGCGACTCCCTCGCCAACTTCGTGGGTCGGCACCTGCCGCCATCCGTCCGACGGCCGCGATTACATCGTCAGCTATCGCGACTGCTGCGGGAAAACGTCGTGCGGGCGATGCCTCTGCGCCAACACGATCAGCGAGATGCCGCTCTATCGTCCGCAACTCGACAGCGATCTGATCTGGTGCTTCGGCGCGCCGACGATGGTCTATCATTGCTCGACCGCGGAAATTGTCGGAGTCAAATGA
- the mauD gene encoding methylamine dehydrogenase accessory protein MauD, whose product MHDALVISHVVLWIAVLALSAVVLALIRQIGVLHERIAPMGALTMDKGPKVGDRSPVFELTDLAHQPLTLGAPRDDLRSSLLMFVSPTCPVCKKLLPIVKSVVAAESQWLDLIFTSDGEPSEQEGFIRKYQLGQYSFVLSSELGMTYRVSKLPYAVLIDHEGIVRAKGLVNTREHLESIVAAKQMGIGSIQEYLKNLHPHDSMEPAAAIANGEKGNQHHG is encoded by the coding sequence ATGCATGACGCGCTCGTCATCTCGCATGTCGTGTTGTGGATCGCAGTGCTGGCGCTGTCAGCGGTCGTGCTCGCGTTGATTCGGCAAATCGGCGTGCTGCACGAACGAATCGCGCCGATGGGCGCGCTCACGATGGACAAAGGCCCCAAAGTTGGCGACCGCTCGCCGGTCTTCGAGTTGACCGATCTTGCGCATCAACCGCTCACTCTCGGCGCGCCGCGCGACGACCTGCGGAGCAGCCTCCTGATGTTCGTCTCGCCGACCTGCCCGGTTTGCAAAAAACTTCTGCCGATCGTCAAGTCGGTTGTCGCCGCCGAATCGCAATGGCTCGATCTGATTTTCACCAGCGACGGCGAACCGTCTGAGCAGGAAGGATTCATCCGCAAATACCAACTTGGGCAATACTCATTTGTACTATCGTCTGAGCTTGGAATGACCTACCGAGTGAGTAAACTTCCGTATGCAGTGTTGATCGATCACGAGGGAATCGTGCGGGCCAAAGGATTAGTCAATACGCGCGAGCATCTCGAGAGCATCGTGGCGGCGAAGCAGATGGGAATCGGCTCGATTCAGGAGTATCTGAAGAATCTGCATCCGCATGATTCTATGGAGCCAGCGGCCGCGATCGCCAACGGAGAGAAGGGCAACCAGCATCATGGATAA
- a CDS encoding MauE/DoxX family redox-associated membrane protein, with protein MIAIDPTIDWTISVALALIFVASAVMKLIDLNEFHGAVENYRIVPEQISGLVAGAVPIAEIAGAIGLMLPATHRSAAMLLSMLLIVFTASIAINLLRGRRNIDCGCFGPALRQQLSWWLPARNAAMIAMLAIVMLPATERPLAPLDIATIAFAAATLAVLYSAANYLVANAPHLRALEIADA; from the coding sequence ATGATCGCGATCGATCCGACAATCGACTGGACGATTTCCGTGGCGCTCGCGCTGATCTTCGTGGCGTCGGCCGTAATGAAATTGATCGACTTGAATGAATTTCACGGCGCAGTCGAGAACTATCGAATCGTCCCAGAGCAGATTTCAGGACTGGTCGCAGGCGCAGTGCCGATCGCGGAAATCGCCGGCGCAATCGGCTTGATGCTGCCGGCGACGCATCGTAGCGCCGCGATGCTGCTCTCGATGCTGCTGATCGTTTTCACCGCGTCGATCGCGATCAACCTGCTGCGCGGCCGCCGCAATATCGATTGCGGATGCTTCGGGCCGGCGCTTCGGCAACAACTGAGTTGGTGGCTGCCCGCGCGCAATGCCGCAATGATCGCGATGCTCGCGATCGTGATGCTGCCTGCTACGGAGCGACCGCTCGCGCCGCTCGATATCGCAACGATTGCTTTTGCCGCAGCGACTCTCGCGGTGTTGTACTCGGCGGCGAATTATCTGGTTGCCAACGCGCCGCATCTGCGCGCCCTGGAGATCGCCGATGCATGA
- a CDS encoding amine dehydrogenase large subunit, whose translation MIKASSIVLALFLAIPTFIAPARAQLPPDEMTTKVLPEPEPKWVFVLDAGFPTTTVAKLDIIDGSTRKMLGQLSGGYLSNFEISPDHREMYMIDTYYSRAWRGTRTDVVTIFDAKTLNFQAEVEIPPKRILIVPKRDTTAVTPDGRFLLVANMTPATSVSVVDLKARKFVGEIDTPGCVQVLAPSNRQFSSMCADGSIMIVTLDDNGAAKEKKQGKPYFDPNKDPVFDQPAVIGTKAYFDSYHGAIHVLDLSGAEAVAEPEWSVLGETDSGWRPGGWQTIAANEKKGLIFVLMHQGGEWTHKQSGNEVWVFDAAKKTRVSRIALKTPAYSIYASQDEDPIVYALALKEAQMEEYTASDGKFLGVVNQLGTPFLAYGP comes from the coding sequence ATGATTAAAGCATCGAGCATCGTGCTGGCGCTGTTTCTCGCGATTCCAACTTTCATCGCGCCCGCGCGCGCGCAATTGCCGCCCGACGAGATGACGACCAAAGTTCTGCCCGAGCCGGAGCCGAAATGGGTGTTCGTGCTCGACGCCGGCTTTCCGACCACGACCGTCGCGAAACTTGACATCATCGACGGCAGCACGCGCAAGATGCTCGGCCAGTTGAGCGGCGGCTACCTGAGCAACTTCGAAATTTCGCCGGACCATCGCGAGATGTACATGATCGATACCTACTACTCGCGCGCATGGCGCGGCACGCGCACCGACGTCGTCACGATCTTCGATGCGAAAACGCTCAATTTCCAGGCCGAGGTTGAGATTCCGCCCAAGCGAATTCTGATCGTGCCGAAGCGCGACACTACCGCCGTCACGCCGGACGGCCGCTTTCTCCTGGTCGCGAACATGACGCCCGCCACGTCGGTGAGCGTGGTCGATTTGAAGGCGCGCAAATTCGTCGGCGAGATCGATACGCCCGGATGCGTGCAGGTGCTCGCGCCCTCCAATCGCCAGTTCTCTTCGATGTGTGCCGACGGATCGATCATGATCGTTACGCTCGACGACAACGGCGCCGCCAAGGAAAAAAAGCAGGGCAAGCCCTACTTCGATCCGAATAAGGATCCAGTGTTCGATCAGCCGGCGGTGATCGGAACCAAAGCGTATTTCGATTCGTATCACGGCGCGATTCACGTGCTCGATCTGTCGGGCGCGGAGGCGGTCGCGGAGCCTGAATGGTCGGTGCTGGGCGAGACAGACAGCGGATGGCGGCCCGGCGGATGGCAGACGATCGCGGCGAACGAAAAGAAAGGACTCATTTTCGTGCTGATGCATCAGGGCGGTGAATGGACGCATAAACAGTCGGGGAACGAAGTCTGGGTTTTCGACGCGGCCAAAAAAACTCGTGTCAGCCGGATCGCGCTGAAAACTCCGGCCTACTCGATCTACGCAAGCCAGGACGAAGACCCGATCGTTTACGCGCTGGCGTTAAAAGAAGCGCAGATGGAGGAATACACGGCGTCGGATGGCAAATTTTTGGGCGTCGTGAATCAGCTCGGCACGCCGTTCCTCGCGTACGGGCCGTAG
- a CDS encoding DUF2089 domain-containing protein encodes MRPIILKCPSCDGDLTVNRLRCPACSITLDGDFAMPALLKLTPAQIDFVEVFVKNRGIIREVERELGISYPTVRARLDDVIRSLGYPGKAASDDVPDQAAPRRRTVLADLKAGKLTPEEALAALNESTIDKD; translated from the coding sequence ATGCGGCCAATCATCCTTAAATGTCCATCTTGCGACGGCGACCTCACGGTAAATCGCCTCAGATGCCCCGCCTGCTCGATCACCCTCGACGGCGACTTTGCGATGCCCGCGCTTCTGAAGCTCACGCCTGCGCAAATCGATTTCGTCGAGGTCTTCGTCAAGAACCGCGGCATCATCCGCGAAGTCGAACGCGAACTCGGCATCTCGTATCCCACGGTTCGCGCGCGCCTCGACGACGTGATCCGCTCGCTCGGCTACCCCGGCAAGGCGGCGAGCGACGATGTCCCCGATCAAGCCGCGCCACGCCGGCGGACCGTGCTGGCCGATTTGAAGGCGGGCAAACTCACGCCCGAGGAAGCGCTGGCCGCGCTGAACGAAAGCACCATTGATAAGGACTAG
- a CDS encoding agmatine/peptidylarginine deiminase, translated as MNRIPAEHRRALGAYRMPPEWAPHLACYLVWPHNVETWPGKFDAIPPLYAHMVAAIASFEAIRLMVQDESEIGGVRAMIADAARRIDRNGDAILRRIEIFAIPTNDSWARDHGPIFVNRVDDAGAGPNQIALDWRFNSWGQKYGAFDLDDVVPQKLGARFNFEMIEAPMVLEGGSIDVNGEGTLLTTESCLLNPNRNPELTRAEIEDFLKTYLGVAKVLWLGDGIAGDDTDGHIDDLARFVAPDTIVTVLEDDPADENYGVLREHFDRLKQMTDQDGRPFQIETMPMPPAIIYDGTRLPASYANFYIANGGIVMPTFDCQQDSVAAATLARLFPGRRVVGVPSTDLVWGLGSVHCLSQQHPAPPKS; from the coding sequence GTGAATCGAATTCCCGCCGAGCATCGCCGCGCGCTTGGCGCGTACCGGATGCCCCCCGAATGGGCGCCGCATCTTGCCTGCTACCTCGTCTGGCCGCACAACGTCGAGACCTGGCCGGGCAAGTTCGACGCGATTCCGCCGCTCTACGCGCACATGGTCGCCGCGATCGCGAGCTTCGAAGCGATTCGTTTGATGGTACAGGATGAGTCGGAAATCGGCGGCGTGCGCGCGATGATTGCGGACGCGGCGCGGCGCATCGATCGGAATGGTGATGCGATTTTGCGGCGCATCGAAATCTTCGCGATACCGACCAATGATTCGTGGGCGCGCGATCACGGTCCGATCTTTGTAAATCGCGTCGACGACGCGGGCGCCGGACCGAATCAAATCGCGCTCGACTGGCGATTCAATTCATGGGGCCAGAAATACGGCGCGTTCGATCTCGACGACGTCGTGCCGCAAAAGCTCGGAGCGCGTTTCAATTTCGAGATGATCGAGGCGCCGATGGTCCTCGAAGGCGGTTCGATCGACGTCAACGGCGAGGGCACGTTGCTTACTACCGAATCGTGCCTGCTCAATCCGAATCGGAATCCGGAACTGACCCGCGCCGAGATCGAAGATTTCCTGAAGACCTATCTCGGTGTCGCAAAGGTGCTGTGGCTCGGCGACGGGATTGCCGGCGACGACACCGACGGGCATATCGACGACCTCGCGCGCTTCGTCGCGCCCGACACGATCGTCACCGTGCTCGAGGATGATCCCGCCGACGAGAATTACGGCGTGCTGCGCGAACACTTCGATCGGCTGAAGCAGATGACCGATCAGGATGGGCGCCCGTTTCAAATCGAGACGATGCCGATGCCCCCCGCGATCATCTACGACGGCACTCGCCTGCCCGCCTCGTACGCGAATTTCTACATCGCGAATGGCGGCATCGTGATGCCGACTTTCGACTGCCAGCAGGACAGCGTCGCCGCCGCGACGCTCGCGCGATTGTTTCCCGGCCGCCGCGTCGTCGGCGTGCCTTCGACTGACCTCGTATGGGGCCTCGGCTCGGTGCATTGCCTGAGCCAGCAGCATCCGGCTCCCCCAAAAAGCTAA
- a CDS encoding carbon-nitrogen hydrolase, which produces MATEIDTVAIGLIQMSCAPEPHLNLDKAIAKIEEAAARGAQIVCTQELFRSHYPCQTEDQAAFELAEPIPGPSTEALGKIAKSRKISIIASLFERRAAGVYHNTSVVIDETGEIAGRYRKMHIPDDPRFYEKYYFTPGDLDFGAHPTAHASVGVLVCWDQWFPEAARLTAMAGAQIIFYPTAIGWWHGEPAGVRPVQRDAWETIQRSHAIANGVFVAAVNRVGIEGELEFWGDSFVADPFGQVIARAGGSDEETLVVECDLKKIEETRRSWPFLRDRRIDAYHDLTRRFRS; this is translated from the coding sequence ATGGCGACGGAGATCGACACGGTCGCGATCGGGCTAATCCAGATGAGCTGCGCGCCCGAGCCGCACCTCAATCTCGATAAAGCGATCGCCAAAATCGAGGAAGCCGCCGCGCGCGGCGCTCAAATCGTCTGCACGCAGGAACTTTTTCGCTCGCACTACCCGTGTCAGACCGAGGACCAGGCCGCATTCGAACTCGCCGAGCCGATTCCCGGACCCTCGACCGAAGCGCTCGGCAAAATCGCCAAGTCGCGCAAGATTTCGATCATAGCGTCGCTGTTCGAGCGCCGCGCCGCGGGCGTTTATCACAACACTTCGGTCGTCATCGACGAGACCGGCGAGATCGCGGGGCGCTATCGCAAGATGCATATCCCCGACGATCCGCGCTTCTACGAAAAATACTATTTCACGCCCGGCGACCTCGATTTTGGCGCGCATCCCACCGCGCACGCCTCGGTCGGCGTGCTCGTATGCTGGGATCAGTGGTTTCCCGAGGCGGCGCGTTTGACCGCGATGGCGGGTGCGCAGATTATTTTCTATCCCACCGCGATCGGATGGTGGCACGGCGAGCCCGCCGGCGTCCGTCCCGTTCAGCGCGATGCATGGGAGACGATTCAGCGCAGCCACGCAATCGCCAACGGCGTATTCGTCGCGGCGGTCAACCGGGTCGGAATCGAGGGCGAGCTCGAATTCTGGGGCGATTCGTTCGTCGCCGATCCGTTCGGACAGGTGATCGCGCGCGCCGGCGGCAGCGACGAAGAGACGCTAGTGGTCGAATGCGATCTTAAAAAAATCGAAGAAACGCGGCGCAGTTGGCCGTTCCTGCGCGATCGCCGAATCGACGCCTACCACGATCTCACGCGCCGATTCCGCTCGTGA